A single window of Candidatus Ozemobacteraceae bacterium DNA harbors:
- a CDS encoding KH domain-containing protein produces MTHDSAQALIHDLVSALVEHPDEVNVKAIEGDGTVVYEVQVHPEDNGKVIGKKGRTINSLRTILRAASLPGERRVMMELV; encoded by the coding sequence GTGACTCACGATTCGGCCCAGGCACTGATTCACGACCTGGTCTCCGCCCTCGTCGAGCACCCTGACGAAGTCAACGTCAAGGCGATCGAAGGCGATGGGACCGTGGTTTACGAGGTCCAGGTCCACCCCGAAGACAACGGAAAAGTCATCGGGAAAAAAGGCCGGACCATCAATTCGCTGCGCACGATCCTGAGAGCGGCTTCGCTCCCGGGTGAACGGCGCGTCATGATGGAACTGGTCTGA
- the ffh gene encoding signal recognition particle protein, translated as MFQNLSGKLAAVFERLRRSGKLTEADIDAALNEVKMALLEADVNFRVVKQFTKRVKEKAVGVEIFKSLTPTQQVVKIVMDELVVLLGGERAKLTVAPQKPTVILMAGLQGSGKTTTCSKLALHLRKNDHKSPLLVACDVYRPAAVKQLEVLGSQLDVPVFTMPSGTRPVEIARAAIEHARDKDLDTVIIDTAGRLHIDDEMMNEVRELKEATKPHEILLVVDAMTGQDAVNSAKSFNDLLELTGIILTKLDGDARGGAALSIREVTGKPIKFVGIGEKSSALEPFHPDRMAQRILGMGDVMTLIEKAQATMDEEKMKDMERRLREAEFNFNDFLDQLNQIKRMGPLSQLLSMIPGFSSVPGLDQLSFDDKNFKRFEAIIHSMTPEERSFPDMIDGSRRKRISAGSGNDIQSVNALLKQFSQMRQMMKSLGAMGKKSSRLSKFFGGRT; from the coding sequence ATGTTTCAGAATCTCTCAGGCAAGCTGGCCGCCGTCTTCGAGCGGCTTCGCCGCTCCGGCAAGCTTACCGAGGCCGATATCGATGCCGCCCTGAACGAGGTCAAGATGGCCCTGCTCGAGGCGGACGTGAACTTCCGTGTCGTGAAGCAGTTCACCAAGCGCGTGAAGGAGAAAGCTGTCGGCGTCGAGATCTTCAAGAGCCTCACCCCGACCCAGCAGGTCGTGAAGATCGTCATGGACGAACTGGTCGTCCTGCTCGGCGGCGAGCGCGCCAAGCTGACCGTCGCCCCGCAGAAGCCCACGGTCATCCTGATGGCCGGCCTCCAGGGCTCCGGCAAGACGACGACCTGCTCCAAGCTGGCCCTGCATCTCCGGAAGAACGATCATAAGTCCCCCCTGCTCGTCGCCTGCGATGTGTACCGCCCGGCCGCCGTGAAGCAGCTCGAAGTGCTCGGTTCGCAGCTCGATGTGCCGGTGTTCACGATGCCCAGCGGCACGCGCCCGGTCGAGATCGCCCGTGCCGCGATCGAGCACGCCCGCGATAAAGACCTCGACACCGTCATCATCGACACCGCCGGTCGCCTGCACATCGACGACGAGATGATGAACGAGGTTCGCGAGCTGAAAGAGGCGACGAAGCCGCACGAGATCCTGCTCGTGGTCGACGCCATGACCGGCCAGGACGCCGTCAACAGCGCCAAGAGCTTCAACGACCTGCTCGAACTGACCGGCATCATCCTCACCAAGCTCGATGGCGACGCCCGTGGCGGCGCGGCTCTCTCGATCCGCGAAGTGACGGGAAAGCCGATCAAGTTCGTCGGCATCGGCGAGAAATCCTCGGCCCTCGAGCCCTTCCACCCCGACCGCATGGCCCAGCGCATCCTCGGCATGGGCGACGTGATGACGCTCATCGAGAAGGCCCAGGCCACGATGGACGAAGAGAAAATGAAGGACATGGAACGGCGGCTTCGCGAGGCCGAGTTCAACTTCAATGATTTTCTCGACCAGCTGAACCAGATCAAGCGCATGGGGCCGCTCAGCCAGCTTCTGTCGATGATCCCGGGCTTCTCGTCGGTGCCGGGGCTTGATCAGCTCTCGTTCGACGACAAGAACTTCAAACGCTTCGAGGCGATCATCCATTCGATGACTCCCGAAGAGCGCTCGTTCCCCGACATGATCGACGGAAGCCGGCGCAAGCGCATCTCGGCCGGCAGCGGCAACGATATTCAAAGTGTGAACGCGCTTCTGAAGCAGTTTTCCCAGATGCGCCAGATGATGAAGAGCCTCGGGGCCATGGGCAAGAAAAGCTCGCGGCTTTCGAAATTCTTCGGTGGAAGAACGTAA
- the trmD gene encoding tRNA (guanosine(37)-N1)-methyltransferase TrmD: MKIDIITLLPGIFDRVFDESVLGAARRQGLIDIDIHSFREYGDGRHKTVDDTAFGGGPGMVLKPGPLTACIRDVRRAGPPAAVVGLTPQGVPLTQQLVRELAGCPRLILVCGRYEGFDERIRSEFDLQISVGDYVLTGGEIAAMALVDAVSRMIPGTVGRQESVEQDSFYTGVLDHPQYTRPAAWEGRGVPATLMEGHHERIVEWRRGQALLTTAVRRPDVLSSREITREDREALQAAIAAGAAVRAPLAAPTTP, translated from the coding sequence GTGAAGATCGATATCATCACCCTCCTGCCGGGCATCTTCGACCGCGTTTTCGACGAAAGCGTGCTCGGGGCCGCTCGACGCCAGGGACTTATAGATATCGATATACATTCGTTCCGCGAATACGGCGACGGCCGTCACAAGACGGTCGACGACACGGCGTTCGGCGGCGGCCCGGGCATGGTCCTGAAGCCGGGGCCTCTGACCGCCTGCATCCGCGACGTGCGCCGCGCCGGCCCGCCGGCGGCCGTCGTCGGCCTGACGCCGCAGGGCGTCCCGCTGACCCAGCAGCTCGTCCGCGAGCTTGCCGGCTGTCCGCGGCTCATCCTCGTTTGCGGCCGGTACGAAGGCTTCGACGAGCGCATCAGATCCGAGTTCGATTTGCAGATCTCGGTCGGGGACTACGTGCTGACGGGGGGCGAAATAGCCGCGATGGCGCTCGTCGACGCCGTCTCGCGTATGATTCCCGGCACCGTGGGCAGGCAGGAGTCCGTCGAACAGGATTCGTTCTACACCGGTGTTCTCGACCACCCGCAGTACACGCGCCCCGCCGCCTGGGAAGGGCGGGGCGTGCCGGCGACGCTCATGGAAGGCCATCACGAGCGCATCGTCGAGTGGCGTCGCGGTCAGGCCCTGCTGACGACGGCCGTCAGACGTCCCGATGTTCTCTCTTCCCGGGAAATCACGAGAGAAGACCGGGAGGCTCTCCAGGCGGCGATCGCCGCCGGCGCGGCCGTCCGGGCGCCTCTCGCCGCACCAACGACCCCCTGA
- the galT gene encoding galactose-1-phosphate uridylyltransferase, with translation MPQLRKDPVLKQWVIISPERGKRPHDYPVPTGAPDDQAECPFCEGNERMTPGETMSFRKAGTAANEKGWWVRVIPDRDPILVPAGDAGREGIGMFDAMNSIGIHEVLVETPQHTQTLQSIPIDMVREVIWAYKQRLLEIKKNPRFKHLMIVKNSGRGVSNFSHAHSHIIATPIIPKRIEEELDGAREYFHYHDRCIFCDILRQETEQSSRIILQDAHFMAFCPFASRFPFEIEIIPKTHQPFFENIDNEHVHSFAATLQGALKRLEALLPGIPFNFVLHSSPCSESYRDFYHWHLEIIPKLTNVAGFEWGSGFYINPTPPEDAAAMLRDVSI, from the coding sequence ATGCCGCAGCTGCGAAAAGACCCTGTTCTCAAGCAATGGGTGATCATCTCCCCCGAACGCGGGAAACGGCCGCACGATTATCCCGTCCCGACCGGGGCGCCCGACGACCAGGCCGAATGCCCGTTCTGTGAAGGCAACGAGCGGATGACCCCCGGCGAGACGATGTCCTTCCGGAAGGCCGGCACGGCCGCGAACGAGAAGGGATGGTGGGTCCGCGTCATCCCCGACCGCGATCCGATTCTCGTGCCCGCCGGCGACGCCGGCCGGGAGGGCATCGGCATGTTCGACGCGATGAACTCGATTGGCATCCATGAGGTCCTCGTCGAAACCCCGCAGCACACGCAGACCCTGCAATCTATACCAATAGATATGGTCCGCGAGGTCATCTGGGCGTATAAGCAACGCCTGCTCGAGATCAAAAAAAACCCGCGGTTCAAGCACCTGATGATCGTGAAAAACAGCGGCAGGGGCGTCTCGAACTTTTCCCATGCCCACTCGCACATCATCGCCACCCCGATCATCCCCAAGCGGATCGAGGAGGAGCTCGACGGCGCGCGCGAGTATTTCCATTATCACGACAGATGTATATTTTGCGATATTCTTCGTCAGGAGACCGAGCAGTCCTCGCGCATCATCCTCCAAGACGCGCATTTCATGGCGTTCTGCCCCTTCGCGTCGCGGTTCCCCTTCGAAATCGAGATCATTCCCAAGACGCATCAGCCGTTTTTCGAGAACATCGACAACGAGCATGTACACTCGTTCGCCGCGACGCTCCAGGGAGCGCTCAAGAGACTGGAAGCCCTTCTGCCGGGCATTCCGTTCAACTTCGTGCTCCACAGTTCCCCGTGCTCCGAGTCCTATCGCGACTTTTACCACTGGCATCTCGAGATCATCCCCAAGCTGACGAACGTCGCCGGCTTCGAATGGGGGTCCGGCTTCTACATCAACCCCACCCCGCCCGAAGACGCCGCCGCCATGCTCCGGGACGTCTCCATCTGA
- the lepB gene encoding signal peptidase I yields MHYKSSFREWNETVFIAFLLALIIRSLVLQAFWIPTGSMEPTLLGEKRDPVTNELTRAGDRILVNRFAYVADLSLDGRIPFGPRYWFALPKRGDIVVFKYPDKNPNAAPRDFIKRVIGLPGDHIRIIEGIVSVNGVPLNEPYIAEPPWQDFETRVPTDSLFVMGDNRNNSADSRYWGPMPLKNLKGQAVLLYWPAGRFRAIRSYPHPVYPHSERLPSSAGGPGSGQEG; encoded by the coding sequence ATGCACTACAAATCCTCGTTCCGCGAGTGGAACGAGACCGTTTTCATCGCCTTCCTGCTCGCCCTCATCATCCGGAGCCTCGTTTTACAGGCGTTTTGGATACCGACGGGAAGCATGGAGCCGACGCTTCTCGGCGAGAAACGCGACCCGGTGACGAACGAGCTCACCCGCGCCGGCGACCGCATCCTGGTCAACCGGTTCGCGTATGTGGCCGATCTGTCGCTTGACGGCCGGATTCCGTTCGGTCCGAGATACTGGTTCGCCCTTCCGAAGCGTGGCGACATCGTCGTGTTCAAATACCCCGACAAGAACCCGAACGCCGCGCCGCGCGATTTCATCAAGCGCGTCATCGGCCTGCCCGGCGACCATATCCGGATCATCGAGGGGATCGTCTCGGTGAACGGGGTTCCGCTGAACGAGCCGTATATCGCCGAGCCGCCCTGGCAGGATTTCGAGACCCGGGTGCCGACGGACAGCCTGTTCGTGATGGGCGACAATCGCAACAACAGCGCCGACAGCCGCTACTGGGGGCCCATGCCCCTGAAAAACCTCAAGGGCCAAGCCGTTTTGCTGTACTGGCCCGCGGGCCGTTTCCGCGCGATCCGGAGCTATCCGCATCCCGTCTATCCGCATTCCGAACGGCTTCCCTCATCGGCGGGCGGCCCCGGTTCCGGTCAGGAGGGGTGA
- the rimM gene encoding ribosome maturation factor RimM (Essential for efficient processing of 16S rRNA), whose translation MAKILVSAAETAADSPAGNAGPVVIARLAKAVGLQGWVRITMNTDNPERFAPGAELNLRRQGQPIVRLKVVDWRQTSSPAQIDLSFEGIEDMDAARTLMPGEFVIDRADRVPPPPGAFYPDELEGMKVVGPQGDEEGVVESLVSEVPSPYLVVRSPRAGEVFVPYRRANFASIDRETHTIRLTEPLERHIPVD comes from the coding sequence ATGGCGAAGATTCTGGTTTCCGCAGCCGAGACGGCGGCCGATTCCCCCGCGGGAAACGCCGGCCCGGTCGTCATCGCCCGTCTCGCGAAGGCCGTCGGCCTCCAGGGCTGGGTGCGGATAACCATGAACACCGACAACCCCGAGCGGTTCGCGCCCGGGGCCGAGCTGAACCTGCGCAGGCAGGGCCAGCCGATCGTCAGGCTGAAGGTCGTCGACTGGCGGCAGACCTCGTCGCCCGCGCAGATCGACCTGAGCTTCGAAGGCATCGAAGACATGGACGCCGCCCGCACGCTGATGCCGGGCGAGTTCGTGATCGACCGGGCCGACCGCGTTCCTCCGCCTCCGGGGGCCTTCTATCCCGACGAGCTCGAGGGCATGAAGGTCGTCGGCCCGCAGGGCGATGAAGAGGGCGTGGTGGAATCCCTGGTCAGCGAAGTGCCTTCCCCGTATCTCGTCGTGCGTTCACCGCGTGCCGGCGAGGTGTTCGTGCCCTACCGGCGCGCGAACTTCGCCTCGATCGACCGCGAGACCCACACGATCCGCCTGACCGAGCCGCTCGAGCGGCACATTCCGGTGGACTGA
- a CDS encoding PhoH family protein, with protein MSRPEVILELNEDVCRHMLGAGDSRGLDLLRSLSDVNVRARGNQLLVGGDPGKIRLVKRFIHALTRRIETEGGMSPADMRRLLGECQAENDANHRKPEATVPAPEAGKGAEEKPGARTAGDSYPEILMTHSGRSVRAKTPMQQAYLDAIRSHEITVSIGPAGTGKTFLACAMAVKALREREVTRVILSRPTVEAGEKLGYLPGDLMEKVDPHFRPLYDALQEFLGISRFQQLLRQGTIEITPLGYMRGRTFNEAFIVLDEAQNTTDKQMRMFLTRMGYGSRVVVTGDRTQIDLPAPKDSSLFTLRKVLGGIERMAFIDLGEKDVIRHELVRRIIQAYEAYYGEEGGLS; from the coding sequence ATGAGCAGGCCCGAGGTGATTCTCGAACTCAACGAGGATGTGTGCCGGCACATGCTCGGCGCCGGCGATTCGCGCGGCCTCGACCTGCTGCGCAGTCTTTCCGACGTGAACGTGCGGGCACGGGGCAACCAGCTCCTGGTCGGCGGCGATCCCGGCAAGATCAGGCTCGTGAAGCGGTTCATCCACGCCCTGACCCGACGCATCGAGACCGAGGGCGGCATGAGCCCCGCCGACATGCGCCGCCTGCTCGGCGAGTGCCAGGCCGAGAACGACGCGAACCACCGGAAACCCGAGGCGACGGTTCCGGCCCCTGAGGCGGGGAAGGGCGCGGAGGAGAAACCCGGCGCCCGTACCGCGGGGGATTCTTACCCTGAGATCCTCATGACGCATTCGGGCCGGTCGGTCCGGGCCAAGACGCCGATGCAGCAGGCCTATCTCGACGCGATCCGGTCGCACGAGATCACGGTATCGATCGGGCCCGCCGGCACCGGCAAGACGTTCCTTGCCTGCGCGATGGCGGTCAAGGCCTTGCGCGAACGCGAGGTCACGCGGGTGATCCTCTCCAGGCCGACGGTCGAGGCCGGCGAAAAGCTGGGGTATCTCCCGGGCGACCTGATGGAAAAGGTCGATCCGCATTTCCGCCCGCTGTATGACGCGCTTCAGGAGTTTTTGGGCATCTCCAGATTCCAGCAGCTGCTTCGCCAGGGCACCATCGAAATCACCCCCCTCGGCTACATGCGGGGCAGAACCTTCAACGAGGCGTTCATCGTTCTCGACGAGGCCCAGAACACGACCGACAAGCAGATGCGAATGTTCCTCACCCGGATGGGATACGGTTCCCGCGTCGTCGTAACCGGCGACCGGACGCAGATCGATCTGCCCGCGCCGAAGGACTCGTCGCTCTTCACGCTGCGCAAAGTCCTCGGCGGAATCGAGCGCATGGCGTTCATCGATCTCGGCGAGAAGGACGTTATCCGCCACGAGCTCGTACGCCGCATCATCCAGGCATACGAAGCGTATTACGGCGAGGAAGGGGGATTGTCGTGA
- the galT gene encoding galactose-1-phosphate uridylyltransferase, with product MPQLRKDPVTKRWVIIVHEKAKSPKDFPSAKPKAQTGKCPFCPGQEAMTPPEVMSYREPNTLPNQQGWQVRVVPNRYPALQIEGDLDRTGLGLYDMMNGVGAHEVIVETPVHDQGFEAYSKQHVLKIVSAYADRYRDLKRDRRFRYILLFKNSGAAAGASLDHPHSQLIATPIIPKRVMEEVEGARQYYYYKERCVFCDIIRQELSAGNRIIHENESFVAFAPFASRFPFETWIAPKDHKASFGDIEEAELDNLAEMMSGTLRRLIKTLDQPPFNYIIHTSPCDEHCADYFHWHIEIMPRLTKVAGFEWGSGFYVNPVPPEDAAKYLIQASLDEEQTGEPGVSADAPAVKSGTSAR from the coding sequence ATGCCGCAACTCCGCAAGGATCCAGTCACCAAGCGCTGGGTGATCATCGTACACGAAAAGGCCAAGAGCCCGAAGGATTTCCCTTCGGCCAAACCGAAGGCCCAGACCGGAAAATGCCCGTTCTGTCCGGGCCAGGAGGCGATGACGCCCCCTGAAGTCATGTCCTACCGCGAGCCGAACACTCTCCCAAACCAGCAGGGCTGGCAGGTGCGCGTCGTTCCGAACCGCTACCCCGCCCTCCAGATCGAAGGCGATCTCGACCGAACCGGCCTCGGGCTCTACGACATGATGAACGGCGTCGGCGCCCACGAGGTCATCGTCGAGACGCCCGTTCACGATCAGGGCTTCGAAGCATACTCGAAACAGCACGTCCTCAAGATCGTCAGCGCCTACGCCGACCGGTACCGCGACCTCAAGCGCGACAGACGGTTCCGCTACATCCTGCTGTTCAAGAACTCCGGCGCCGCCGCGGGGGCGAGCCTCGATCATCCGCACTCCCAGCTGATCGCGACCCCGATCATCCCGAAGCGCGTCATGGAGGAGGTCGAAGGCGCCCGCCAGTATTACTACTACAAGGAACGCTGCGTCTTCTGCGACATCATCCGCCAGGAACTGAGCGCTGGCAACCGGATCATCCACGAGAACGAGAGTTTCGTCGCGTTCGCGCCCTTCGCATCCCGTTTCCCGTTCGAAACCTGGATCGCCCCCAAGGATCACAAGGCGTCGTTCGGCGACATCGAAGAGGCAGAACTGGACAACCTTGCCGAGATGATGAGCGGCACCCTCCGACGTCTCATCAAGACGCTCGACCAGCCGCCATTCAACTACATCATCCATACGTCTCCTTGCGACGAGCACTGCGCCGACTACTTTCACTGGCATATCGAGATCATGCCCCGACTGACGAAGGTCGCGGGCTTCGAATGGGGCTCGGGCTTCTACGTGAATCCGGTTCCGCCCGAGGATGCGGCGAAGTATCTCATTCAGGCGTCGCTCGACGAGGAGCAAACCGGCGAACCGGGAGTTTCCGCCGATGCCCCCGCCGTAAAATCCGGCACGAGTGCGAGGTAG
- the rplS gene encoding 50S ribosomal protein L19 produces MNPTIESIERGYMKNRQSVPEFVPGDTLRIAIKVREGDKERLQAFEGVVISRRYAGLRENFTVRKISYGVGVERTFLLNSPNLAEIKVVRRGKAARAKLYYLRDRVGKKTRVKDKLMVAKAEE; encoded by the coding sequence ATGAATCCCACTATCGAAAGCATCGAACGCGGCTACATGAAGAACCGCCAGAGCGTTCCGGAGTTCGTTCCGGGCGACACGCTGCGCATCGCCATCAAGGTTCGCGAAGGTGACAAGGAACGCCTCCAGGCGTTCGAGGGCGTTGTGATCTCCCGCCGCTATGCCGGCCTCCGCGAAAACTTCACCGTTCGCAAGATCTCCTACGGCGTCGGCGTCGAGCGCACCTTCCTGCTCAACTCGCCGAACCTGGCCGAGATCAAGGTCGTCCGCCGCGGCAAGGCCGCCCGCGCGAAGCTGTATTACCTGCGCGATCGCGTCGGCAAGAAGACCCGCGTCAAAGACAAGCTGATGGTGGCGAAGGCCGAGGAGTGA
- a CDS encoding 50S ribosome-binding GTPase yields MNRELPGHIRKAFRSIERFIPVVDLVVELLDARMPLSSRLPGLVKRLGKPSLVVLGKADLADENQTTKWIRRFEAEGQPCLALDARKPASVKNLAQRLRAFTDEAAAAAGSVRRMRRLMVIGIPNVGKSTLINALAGRKAARVANLPGVTRDIQWIKLPGSLELLDLPGVLDFGLLKRGDILRLINTVPGNDEDQSSRARKLCEILATIESAGALPGFTEEAAGSFDVYLPIYARRMNFVARGGVPDERRAALDLVKRFQSGGFGRITLEPADREVAIVA; encoded by the coding sequence ATGAACAGGGAGCTCCCCGGCCATATCCGCAAGGCGTTCCGCTCGATCGAACGGTTCATTCCGGTCGTCGATCTCGTGGTGGAACTGCTCGACGCGCGGATGCCGCTTTCCTCGAGGCTTCCCGGGCTCGTGAAGCGCCTCGGAAAGCCCTCGCTCGTCGTCCTCGGCAAGGCCGACCTTGCCGACGAAAACCAGACGACGAAGTGGATACGCCGGTTCGAGGCGGAAGGCCAGCCGTGCCTCGCCCTCGATGCCCGCAAGCCCGCATCCGTCAAAAATCTTGCTCAGCGGCTTCGCGCCTTTACGGACGAAGCCGCCGCGGCCGCCGGTTCGGTCCGGCGGATGCGGCGCCTGATGGTCATCGGCATTCCGAACGTCGGCAAGTCGACGCTCATCAACGCGCTCGCCGGCCGCAAGGCCGCGCGCGTCGCGAACCTGCCTGGCGTAACCCGCGACATTCAATGGATCAAACTTCCCGGGAGCCTCGAACTGCTGGACCTTCCCGGCGTGCTCGATTTCGGCCTCCTGAAACGGGGAGATATATTGAGACTTATAAATACCGTGCCCGGAAACGACGAGGACCAGTCCTCGCGGGCCCGCAAACTTTGCGAGATCCTCGCGACGATCGAATCGGCGGGCGCCCTGCCCGGCTTCACCGAGGAGGCCGCGGGCTCGTTCGATGTATATCTTCCGATATATGCGCGCCGAATGAACTTCGTGGCCCGGGGCGGGGTGCCAGACGAACGCCGGGCGGCGCTCGACCTGGTGAAGCGCTTTCAGAGCGGCGGTTTCGGCCGGATCACGCTGGAACCAGCCGACAGGGAAGTGGCGATCGTCGCATGA
- the rpsP gene encoding 30S ribosomal protein S16, with amino-acid sequence MSVTIRLKMLGTKNRPCYRVVAVDGRKTRDGKSLENLGHYNPLAQPAHIILNEERVMEYLKVGAQPSETVRALLRQKGIRQNQISENGKTRLEWTKTA; translated from the coding sequence ATGTCAGTCACTATCCGCCTCAAGATGCTGGGCACCAAGAATCGGCCCTGCTATCGCGTCGTCGCCGTTGACGGTCGCAAGACCCGCGATGGAAAGAGCCTCGAGAACCTCGGTCACTACAATCCGCTTGCCCAGCCGGCTCACATCATCCTCAACGAAGAGAGAGTGATGGAGTATCTCAAGGTCGGCGCCCAGCCGTCTGAGACCGTTCGCGCTCTTCTCCGCCAGAAGGGTATTCGCCAGAACCAGATCTCCGAGAACGGCAAGACCCGCCTCGAGTGGACGAAGACCGCCTGA
- a CDS encoding HDIG domain-containing protein — MSERTAFILTNFLRWLDLPAKRQQLFIREFAVFFAAVVLILFIDFNSFSPEVIEGHEAPKTIVAPRAISFVDERKTAELRRLEEERVEPVITHIDDAEAEMLSRFSRFMGSLGRFTHDWRDREPTDLRQDVIASYFPSDRLLDEEGLRMSLALSSAEIDRVNVTGRQMLLNYNQTIISARTLDSVRADVKKNTDTMPGQAPFKKVLTDIVRNALMVNSIEDEKATRARRESASRSVTPVKRNFQKGQKIVDRGVIVSADDVYVLKTLEKQLQKNRVLALIGNLLLAALLTLICLAHLRLTRHQILKESELFRLTAGLWIATLFLAKIVIAVGSAYDQWEICLLLSPLPAIGLLMVLLLDFQLALFHQMLLGILLFILTEANARLAIVSLLGGILGTLVLHSSKEGNLRGMIGWAGLKAGFANAVALLGLLMLDGESVTISNLRSIGIMVSCAFGNGLIAGIAANGVLPYVESFFALATGSRLLELADLSQPLMKRLAEEAPGTYQHSMMVANLSEAAANEINADGLLAKIGAYFHDIGKLKRPLYFVENQTTTNQHDQLTPYMSSLILVGHIRDGADLAREYALPERVVSLITQHHGTTLISYFYEQAKTDTEGQTVSEERFRYPGPKPQTKEAAIIMMADAVEAASRTLSQHTHSRIEGLVKKIVENKLNDENQLDESDLTLKDIERIEQTFVRVLTSMYHGRIDYPGKLSNQPKGGADGNPHQQPAKEE, encoded by the coding sequence GTGAGCGAGCGCACCGCCTTCATCCTGACGAACTTCCTGCGATGGCTGGATCTCCCCGCCAAGCGCCAGCAGCTGTTCATCCGCGAGTTCGCCGTCTTTTTCGCCGCGGTCGTCCTGATCCTGTTCATCGATTTCAACTCGTTCAGCCCCGAAGTCATCGAGGGCCACGAAGCGCCGAAGACCATCGTCGCGCCGCGCGCGATCAGCTTCGTCGACGAACGCAAGACCGCCGAGCTTCGCCGCCTCGAGGAAGAGCGCGTCGAGCCCGTCATCACCCACATCGACGATGCCGAAGCCGAGATGCTGAGCCGGTTCAGCCGGTTCATGGGCAGCCTGGGCCGCTTCACGCATGACTGGCGGGACCGGGAGCCGACCGACCTCAGGCAGGACGTCATCGCGAGTTACTTCCCATCCGACAGGCTTCTCGACGAAGAAGGCCTTCGCATGTCGCTTGCGCTTTCCTCCGCGGAGATTGACCGGGTGAACGTGACGGGACGCCAGATGCTGCTGAACTACAACCAGACGATCATCAGCGCCCGCACTCTCGACTCGGTCCGCGCCGACGTGAAGAAAAACACCGACACGATGCCGGGCCAGGCGCCGTTCAAGAAGGTGCTCACCGACATCGTCCGCAACGCCCTGATGGTAAACTCGATCGAGGACGAGAAGGCGACCCGGGCGCGGCGCGAATCTGCCAGCCGCTCCGTAACGCCGGTGAAACGGAATTTCCAGAAGGGGCAGAAGATCGTCGACCGCGGCGTCATCGTCAGCGCCGACGACGTATACGTACTCAAAACGCTCGAGAAACAGCTCCAGAAGAATCGGGTGCTGGCCCTGATCGGCAACCTCCTGCTCGCCGCCCTTCTCACGCTGATCTGTCTCGCGCACCTGCGCCTGACACGCCACCAGATCCTGAAAGAGTCGGAACTGTTCCGGCTGACGGCCGGCCTCTGGATCGCCACGCTGTTCCTGGCGAAGATCGTCATCGCCGTCGGCAGCGCATACGACCAGTGGGAAATCTGCCTCCTGCTTTCCCCGCTTCCCGCGATCGGTCTGCTGATGGTGTTGCTCCTCGACTTCCAGCTGGCCCTGTTTCATCAGATGCTCCTGGGAATCCTGCTGTTCATCCTCACCGAAGCCAACGCGCGGCTTGCGATCGTCAGCCTTCTCGGCGGCATTCTCGGCACCCTCGTCCTGCACTCGTCGAAGGAGGGAAACCTGCGCGGCATGATCGGCTGGGCCGGCCTGAAAGCCGGCTTCGCCAACGCGGTCGCGCTCCTCGGCCTGCTGATGCTTGACGGCGAGAGCGTGACGATCTCGAATTTGCGCAGTATCGGCATCATGGTCTCCTGCGCCTTCGGAAATGGCCTCATTGCCGGCATCGCCGCGAACGGAGTGCTTCCCTACGTCGAAAGCTTCTTCGCCCTGGCGACCGGCTCGCGGCTCCTGGAGTTGGCCGACCTGTCACAGCCTCTGATGAAGCGCCTCGCCGAGGAGGCCCCCGGCACCTACCAGCACAGCATGATGGTCGCCAACCTGTCCGAGGCGGCGGCGAACGAGATCAACGCCGACGGTTTGCTCGCCAAGATCGGCGCGTATTTCCACGATATCGGAAAGCTGAAACGGCCGCTGTATTTCGTCGAGAATCAGACGACGACGAACCAGCACGACCAGCTCACCCCCTACATGTCGAGCCTCATCCTCGTCGGCCACATCCGCGACGGCGCCGACCTGGCGCGGGAATACGCCCTGCCCGAGCGGGTCGTGTCGCTGATCACCCAGCACCACGGCACGACGCTGATCAGCTACTTCTACGAGCAGGCCAAGACCGACACGGAAGGTCAGACCGTCAGCGAAGAACGGTTCCGGTATCCCGGCCCGAAGCCCCAGACGAAGGAAGCGGCGATCATCATGATGGCCGATGCGGTGGAAGCCGCCTCGCGCACCCTGTCCCAGCACACCCACAGTCGCATCGAGGGGCTGGTCAAGAAGATCGTGGAAAACAAGCTCAACGACGAGAACCAGCTCGACGAGAGCGACCTGACGCTCAAGGACATCGAACGCATCGAGCAGACCTTTGTTCGCGTCCTCACTTCCATGTATCATGGAAGAATCGATTACCCCGGCAAGCTGTCGAACCAGCCGAAGGGAGGCGCCGATGGAAATCCTCATCAGCAACCGGCAAAAGAAGAGTAA